One window of Leptospira barantonii genomic DNA carries:
- a CDS encoding LIC_13215 family putative lipoprotein: MKQNPIRILSIFIVLAFVLLACKKEHALDPNAKIVQIPSLGLGLDYDGWQFNDNPSLINQAEKIAAESDNSGTMKKALDVAGINFFLFEYAQGTPEAAQFNTNINYTMEDLSKQPREISLDDYVSAVTGLYPTVFQKYEMINPPKKSKIHGMETVLLESRFEQSVGGKSLKIHNYQRVFIVDKKAHVFTGTFLDKDAQSKGPKVLEVLGKFVKL, encoded by the coding sequence ATGAAGCAAAATCCAATTCGTATTCTATCGATCTTCATCGTATTAGCGTTTGTACTTCTCGCTTGTAAAAAGGAACACGCACTAGATCCAAATGCAAAGATAGTTCAAATCCCTTCGCTCGGTCTTGGACTCGACTACGACGGTTGGCAATTTAACGATAACCCGAGCTTAATCAATCAAGCCGAGAAGATTGCGGCCGAATCCGACAATTCCGGCACGATGAAAAAGGCATTGGATGTCGCGGGAATCAACTTCTTTCTTTTTGAATATGCGCAAGGAACACCGGAAGCGGCGCAGTTTAATACGAACATCAATTATACGATGGAAGATCTTTCCAAACAACCGAGAGAGATAAGCCTAGACGATTACGTTTCCGCAGTAACCGGTTTGTATCCTACCGTATTTCAAAAATATGAAATGATCAACCCTCCGAAAAAATCGAAAATCCACGGTATGGAAACCGTTCTTTTGGAAAGTAGATTCGAACAATCAGTCGGCGGAAAAAGTCTGAAGATCCACAACTATCAAAGAGTTTTTATCGTGGATAAAAAGGCTCACGTCTTTACGGGAACTTTTTTGGATAAGGACGCGCAGTCCAAAGGACCGAAGGTCCTGGAAGTTTTAGGAAAGTTCGTTAAACTTTAA
- a CDS encoding gamma carbonic anhydrase family protein codes for MNIHETAFIHPQATAIGLVEMGPYSSLWPGAVVRADMNRIVLGEGVNIQDNTTLHTDSSRGITIGDYTLVGHNAMLHGCKIGRGCLIGIGTIVLDEAEIGDGAMVMAGCMIRGGKKIPPGAMVIQKNGELKIFEGKAKPVFSVAGCLEYIALSDRFKKGIFGPFTPEEEIEFQNRAKEILKRMGIPFRESL; via the coding sequence ATGAATATTCACGAAACCGCATTCATTCATCCGCAGGCGACTGCGATCGGTCTCGTGGAAATGGGTCCATATTCTTCCCTTTGGCCTGGGGCCGTGGTTCGCGCGGATATGAATCGTATCGTTTTGGGAGAAGGTGTTAACATTCAGGACAATACTACTCTTCATACCGATTCGAGCAGAGGGATTACGATCGGAGATTATACGTTAGTCGGTCACAATGCGATGTTACACGGTTGTAAAATCGGTCGCGGTTGTTTGATCGGAATCGGAACGATCGTTTTGGACGAAGCCGAAATCGGAGACGGTGCGATGGTGATGGCCGGTTGTATGATCCGTGGAGGAAAAAAAATTCCGCCCGGCGCAATGGTCATTCAAAAGAATGGAGAATTAAAAATCTTTGAAGGTAAGGCCAAACCCGTTTTCAGCGTGGCCGGTTGTTTGGAATACATCGCCTTATCGGATCGATTTAAAAAAGGAATTTTCGGCCCGTTCACGCCCGAAGAAGAAATTGAATTTCAAAATCGGGCTAAAGAAATTCTTAAAAGAATGGGAATTCCTTTTAGAGAATCACTATAA
- a CDS encoding cytochrome C oxidase subunit IV family protein, giving the protein MELFLNYSLYVIVSIGFLIPFTGFVVGAGAIVNATLAGFAVNFLSQILEENKLNDFISRNKDNKLGKALQDAVLKGQEKLKGAPAPVAHAEESHGAHHIISVKTYSLIFATLIFFTFVTVWVAGIDFGAMNVIIAMAVATMKASLVLGYFMHLKYDTVMNRVIFGSGFLFLLLLFGFSAADIFTRFKVLISFAF; this is encoded by the coding sequence ATGGAACTGTTTTTAAACTACTCTCTTTATGTAATCGTTAGCATCGGGTTTCTAATCCCTTTTACCGGATTTGTAGTCGGAGCCGGAGCGATCGTAAACGCAACTCTCGCGGGATTTGCGGTTAACTTCCTCTCTCAGATTTTAGAGGAAAATAAACTCAACGACTTTATCTCTCGTAACAAAGACAACAAACTCGGCAAAGCTCTTCAAGACGCGGTTTTAAAAGGCCAAGAAAAATTGAAAGGCGCACCGGCTCCTGTGGCTCACGCTGAAGAAAGTCATGGCGCTCACCACATCATTTCCGTAAAAACCTACTCACTCATTTTCGCTACTCTGATCTTCTTTACCTTCGTAACCGTTTGGGTTGCGGGAATCGACTTCGGAGCTATGAACGTTATCATCGCGATGGCAGTTGCTACGATGAAAGCTTCTTTGGTTCTTGGTTACTTCATGCACCTTAAATACGATACGGTGATGAACCGAGTGATCTTTGGATCCGGCTTCCTGTTCCTTCTTCTTCTGTTCGGATTTTCCGCGGCGGACATCTTTACAAGATTCAAGGTTTTGATCTCTTTCGCGTTCTAA
- a CDS encoding LIC13212 family protein produces MNIRILSFLTILSLVGLGAAPNKVLTLEEKEEMKQIEAVRKGGFTDIEVDNLHASIAGNILKINNLLGNETYKKALRYIEDEPREAAKFLFQDKENKQYLELDLGLGQSFADYPKTYLYQSRIYIYPGTDGQSLEKIILQFKRTNAKGEVFIREMRRLINNSPKGPTFLGDGKRTPNNNSEILLEFFSSHDTDFLWPDNPIQPVPASVTSKLHDAANPLPYNKQRQIILQYKRYMRKVDKMVSLKLHAMELDQKRMISKMLEFR; encoded by the coding sequence ATGAACATCCGTATTTTATCATTTCTGACAATTCTTTCCTTAGTTGGATTGGGAGCCGCACCTAACAAGGTTTTAACTCTCGAAGAAAAGGAAGAAATGAAACAGATTGAAGCCGTACGTAAGGGCGGTTTTACGGATATAGAAGTGGACAATCTTCACGCTTCGATCGCCGGGAATATTTTAAAAATCAATAATCTTCTCGGAAACGAAACGTATAAAAAAGCGCTTCGTTATATCGAGGACGAACCTCGTGAAGCCGCGAAGTTTTTGTTTCAAGATAAAGAAAACAAACAATACCTCGAGCTCGACTTGGGTCTTGGTCAATCCTTTGCGGATTATCCGAAGACTTATCTTTACCAATCTAGAATTTATATTTATCCCGGAACGGACGGACAATCCTTGGAGAAAATCATTCTTCAGTTCAAAAGAACGAACGCTAAGGGAGAAGTTTTTATCCGAGAGATGCGACGTCTCATTAACAATTCTCCGAAAGGTCCGACTTTCTTAGGAGACGGTAAAAGAACTCCGAACAACAACAGCGAAATTCTTTTGGAATTCTTTTCCAGTCACGATACGGATTTTCTTTGGCCCGATAATCCGATTCAACCCGTTCCCGCGAGTGTAACCTCAAAATTGCACGACGCGGCCAATCCGTTGCCTTATAACAAACAAAGACAGATCATTCTTCAATACAAAAGATATATGAGAAAAGTCGATAAGATGGTAAGTCTCAAATTGCACG